CACTTTACAACAAGATTACAGGTGATGCTTTTGCTCCTCGTAATCCATATTGCCTTAAGATTGATACTATTGAGGAACCACCTATGTTCAAGGTAAGTGATACTCATTATGCTAAGACATGGCTTCTCGATCCAAGGGCACCTAAGATTGAAAAGCCGGAAATTATCCGGGATATTCATGAGAAGTTTATGAAGATTTACAATATTACGGAGGTTTCAGAAAATGCCTAATAATCAGTTTCCTGAGCATGGACCAATAGATCCTGAGACAGGCAAAGAAGTACTCCTTTCTGTTAAGAATATTGATATTACTTTTGGAAAGGGAGACAACGCTTTCAAAGCTGTTAAAGATGCAAGCTTTGATATTTACAAGGGCGAGACCTTCTCACTTGTAGGTGAGTCTGGATCTGGTAAGACTACAATCGGTCGTGCAGTAATCAGGGTTAACCCTTGTTCAGCTGGTGAGATTCAGTATAAGGGCGTTAAAATATCCGGTAATATTTCTAAATCTCTTGATAGAGAGGTTATTAGAAATATTCAGATGGTATTCCAGGATCCTGCTGCATCTCTTAATGAGAGAGCAACTGTTGACTATATCATCTCAGAAGGTCTTTATAACTTCCATCTTTTCAAGAATGAAGCTGACAGAGTTCAGAAGGTTGAGAAGATGATCGAAGAGGTTGGACTTCTTCCGGAGCACCTTACTCGTTATCCTCACGAGTTCTCTGGTGGACAGAGACAGCGTATCGGTCTTGCAAGAGCGATGGTCATGGAACCTGAACTTGTAGTAGCAGATGAGCCTATTTCTGCCCTTGATGTTTCTATCAGAGCGCAGGTCCTGAACCTTCTCAAGAAGTTCCAGAGAGAAAGAGGAGTATCATATCTCTTTATTGCACATGACCTTTCAATCGTAAGATTTATTTCTGATCGTATTGGTGTTATTTATAAGGGTAACATCGTTGAGATTGCAGATACTGAAGAACTCTTCCAGTATCCGCTTCATCCATATACCAAGTCTCTTATTTCAGCAGTACCTATTCCTGATCCGAGACTTGAGAAGAACAAGGTTCTTTTTGCTTATGATCCTTCAGTTCATGATTATTCAGTTGATAAGCCTGAGCTTGTTGATATCGGACATAATCATCTTGTATATGGTAACAAGAAAGAAATCGAAGAGTATAAGAAGCTTCGAGATGAGAATAAACCAATTCAGGCTGTTAGAATTGATCCTGAGGAAGCTCAGAAGCAGATGGCTAAGAATACTGAGTTTATGGAATCAGAAGATACAGGAAGCAGCGAGATTCTCAGTACTCCTATACATGATACAGGAAGCATCTGGCTGTCAGTTCTTTCATTCTTCCTTCCTGTACTTGGCATTATTGCAGCCTTTGTATTCAGAAAGATGAATTACATCCGTAATTACAAGAGGTGTAAGAAGGGTGCTATTATTGGATTGTTAGTTCTTTTGGCTATCATAGTAGTGTTTGGTATATTGCTGATATTAGCATCACTGTGATAGAGTGATCCGGATATAATTTCATAGAATTTCTTAATTAAGGCCGATGACAAAAGCCGCAGTAATGGGGACTTTGTTGACATTGGCCTTAATTTTGCGCTATATTATGTTATGTAGAATTGCCAAGAAAACGAGTGTTACAATGCAATTCTAATAATATGATTAGGAGATTAATAATATGGTTTGCAGTATGACTGGCTTTGGTAGATGTGAAGTTACTGAGGGACAGCGTAAGTACACTGTTGAACTCAAATCTGTTAATAACAGATATTTGGATCTTGGCCTTAAGATGCCAAAGAAATTCAATGCATTTGAATCAGCTATTCGTTCTGAACTCAAGAGCTATATGAAACGTGGTAAGGTTGATGTATTCATAAGCTATGAAGATTTTTCTGAATCAGATTCCAGAGTAAAATATAATAAAGCTATTGCGGAAGAGTATTATAATTACTTAAAGGAAATGTCTTCCGATTTTGGCCTTGATAATGATGTAAGGATTTCTGTGCTTTCAAGATTTCCTGAGGTTTTTACCATGGAAGAGGAAGAACTTGATGAAGAGGAAGTATGGAGCGGATTAAGCAAGGCAATAAATGGTGCAGGTAAAGCTTTTTTGGAATCCAGAATGAAGGAAGGAGAATTTCTTTCAAAAGATTTATCAGAAAAGCTTGACGGAATGATGGAAAACGTGGAATATATTACAGAACGTTCTCCGGAAATCATTCAGGAATATAAGACTAAGCTACGAGAGAAAATTGCAGATTTACTCGAGGATAAGCAGGTTGATGAGAACAGACTTGCTATGGAAGTTACTATTTATGCAGACAAGGTCTGCGTTGATGAGGAACTTACAAGACTTCGTAGCCATATTAAGGCTACCAAGGAAGCACTACTTAAGGGCGATGACAAGGATGGCATCGGCAGAAAGCTTGATTTCCTTGCTCAGGAGATGAACAGAGAGGCTAATACAATTCTATCCAAGTCAACAGATCTTAAGATTTCTGACAGAGGAATAGCACTTAAGACTGACATTGAGAAGGTCAGAGAACAAATTCAGAATATCGAATGATATGTCATAAATAATCTATTAGAATGTGAGTATTACAAATGAATCGTAAAGGTATTATTATTGTTGTTTCAGGGTTTTCCGGTGCAGGAAAAGGCACTATAATGAAGGCTCTTACTGCTAAGTATGATCAGTATGCGCTTTCAATTTCAGCAACTACCAGAGATCCCAGACCTGGAGAAGTTAATGGAAGAGAATACTTCTTTGTAAGCAACGAAGAGTTTGAGAAACTCATTGCTGACAATGGACTTATCGAACATGCCGGTTATGTTAATCATTACTATGGCACACCCAGAAAATTTGTTGAAGATAAGCTTAATGCTGGAATTGATGTTATACTAGAAATAGAGATCCAGGGTGCTCTTCAGGTTAAGGAGCAGTATCCTGATGCAGTTCTATTGTTTGTTATGCCACCTTCTGCAGCTGAACTTGAGAAGAGACTTCGTGGCAGAGGCACAGAATCTGACGAAGTTATCAGGCAGAGACTGAAGAGGGCAGTAGAAGAGTCTGTTGGAATTGAGAACTATGATTATATAGTAATTAATGATAAACTAGAAGATGCTGTCGAGAGCGTCCATGGAATCATTACAGCAGCTCATGGTACTCCTGACAGGAATATGGAGTTTATCAGTAAGGTAAGAGAAGAACTCAATGGTTTGAATTGAGAATACTTTTATTTATTGATATTTCAGTAAGTTTTAATTTGTTAGATATTACACTTATTACGTGTTTTATACTATATTTATGTAATGTGTATGCGTAAGACGCAGGAAAGGATTTAATATGATACACCCATCTTATGTTGATCTTATGAAGGTTGTTAACAAGGGAGTTGAAGAGGGCGAGGAGCCTGTTATCAGCTCAAGATATTCAGTAGTTATGGCTACTGCAAAGAGAGCAAGACAGATCATTGCCGGTGATGAGCCAATGGTTAAGGTTAAGGACAAGCAGAAGCCTCTTTCAATTGCTGTTGATGAGATGAACCAGGATACACTCCGTATTCTTACTGACGAGGAGAAGGAAGAAATCCAGACAGAGGCTACAGAGAACGAGTAATATATGAAGATTTTATTTGTGTCACTTGGATGTGACAAGAATAGAGTTGATACTGAGGTTATGCTGGGGATGCTGGCTGACCGTGGTCACAACTTTACTGATGATGAACAGGAAGCAGAAGCAGCAGTTGTTAACACCTGCTGCTTTATAAATGATGCAAAAGAAGAGAGCATTAATACTATTTTAGAACTTGCTGAGCGGAGAAAGTCCGGTCAGCTTAAAGCGCTTATTGTTACAGGATGTCTTGCTCAGCGTTATAAAGAAGAGATTCAGGATGAGATTCCTGAAGTTGATGAGATATTAGGCGTATCCTCTACAGATAAGATAATAGAGGCTCTTGATGAAACTATCGAGAGAAATAAGCTTTTTTCACACAAGAATTATTTTGATGATGTTAACAGAAAGCCGATTGGTGGCAAGAAGAGAGTCATCACTACCGGAGGCCTTTACAACTATCTCAAGATAGCTGAAGGGTGCGACAAGCACTGCACATACTGCATTATTCCTAAGGTAAGAGGTGCTTACAGAAGTGTTCCTATGGAACAGCTCCTGGCAGATGCCAGAAATCTTGCAGAAGCCGGTGTTACAGAGCTTTTACTGGTAGCACAGGAGACAACACTTTATGGAACAGATCTTTATGGAGAGAAAAAGCTTCCGGAACTTCTCCATAAGCTCTGTGAGATAGACGGATTTAAATGGATCAGGATTCTTTACTGCTATCCTGAGGAAATAACAGAGGAGCTTATCCAGACAATCAAGACTGAGCCCAAGATCTGTCATTATTTGGATATCCCGATTCAGTCTGGTTCTGACAGAATTCTGAAGTTAATGGGAAGACGTACTAATAATGCAGAAATAAGAGCACTTGTTGAGCACCTTAGAGAGGAAATACCTGATATTTGTATCAGAACAACTCTCATAAGCGGATTCCCGGGAGAAACAGCGGCTGATCATAATGAGACTTTCAAGCTTGTTGAAGATCTTAGATTTGACAGACTTGGAGTGTTTACTTATTCACAGGAAGAAGATACTCCTGCAGCTACTATGCCGGATCAGGTTACTGAGAGAGTCAAGAACACAAGGCGTAACAAGCTTATGCGTCTTCAGCAGGAAATTGCTTTTGAAAATGCTGAGAATATGGTAGGCAAGATTGTAGAGGCTGTTATTGAGGGAAGAATTACAGATACTGACGATGAAGAAGGCTTTTCTTATGTCGCCAGAACCTATAAGGATGCCCCCGACATTGATGGGTATGTATTTGTCACCGGTGTAAAGAGAGAACTTATGACCGGTGATTATATAAAAGTATTGATCACAGGATCTAATGAGTATGATCTGATTGGGGAGGAAACAACATGAATTTACCAAACAAGCTGACCGTTCTTAGAGTTATACTGATTCCATTTTTTGTAGTTTTTTTGCTTCTTAGTCCCGGAAATGATTTGTTTAAATGGATTTCACTGGCAATTTTTATCATTGCCAGCCTGACGGATATGCTTGATGGCAAGATTGCCAGGAAATATAACCTTATTACTGATTTTGGTAAGTTTATGGATCCTCTGGCTGATAAACTTCTTGTATGCAGTGCAATGATTTGTCTGATTGACCTTGGAAAGATTCCTTCATGGGTAGTTGTAATAATTATTGCAAGAGAGTTTATTATAAGCGGATTCAGACTTGTAGCAGCTGACAATGGCCGTGTTATTGCTGCCAGCTATTGGGGCAAATTTAAGACAACATTCCAGATGATAATGGTAATTCTTATGATTGCTGATTTGGGGGCTGTTGTTCCGTATTATGACATCGTGACCACTATAATCATGTGGATCGCACTGGTACTTACTATCATTTCTCTTTGCGATTACATCATCAAGAACAAAGATGTTATGAGCGGTGATATGTAATATTGGAAGTTGCAATCAGTTTTTCTGATTTTTGCAACTTCAAAAGCCTCATATATCGAGGCTTGTAGTAATTGTTATAGTTTTAAGAAATAAAGAGAGTTTTATGAATAAAGATTTAGAAAAAGAATTATTAGATCAGGCAGAAGTTCAGGAAGAAAATATCAAAGAGCCTGAGAAAAAAACAAAGAAAGAGGACGAAGATAAGGTTCGTTACGACGAATCAGGACTGGATGAGAGAATTATAAGAGCTGTTTCTGAGATGGGATTTGAGTATATGTCTCCAATTCAGAAGGCAGCTATTCCTGTAATGATACAGGGAAAAGATATAATAGGACAGGCACAGACTGGTACAGGTAAGACAGCTGCATTTGGTATTCCGCTTCTTCATCAGGTGGATCCGGCCAATAAGCATCTTCAGGCCGTTGTCCTTTGTCCTACAAGAGAGCTTGCTATGCAGGCTGCCGATGACATAAGAGATTTTGCTAAATACATGTTTGGGATCAAAGTTCTTGCCGTATATGGTGGACAGGATATTTCCAGACAGATCAAAGCTCTTTCAAATGGCGTGCAGATAGTTGTTGGTACTCCCGGAAGAGTTATGGATCATATGCGCAGACATACTATGAAGATGAAAGACGTCAAGGTCCTCGTTCTTGATGAAGCGGATGAGATGCTTGATATGGGATTTAGAGAGGATATTGAGACTATCCTCCAGGGAATGCCAATGGAGCGTCAGACAGCTCTTTTCTCTGCAACAATGCCTGAGGCGATTCTCAAGATTACCAAGACATATCAGAAGAGTGATGCTGAATATATCAAGATGACTCCTAAGGAAATAACAGTAGCCGCTATTGAACAGGCTTACTATAGAGTACCTCAGAAGCTCAAGGAAGATGTCCTTGTAAGACTTATGGATTATTATAATCCTGCAAGATCACTTATTTTCTGTAATACCAAGAGAATGGTAGATCAGCTTGCTGAGAGCCTTAAGGGAAAGGGCTATTTAGCTGATGGCCTTCATGGGGATCTTTCTCAGAATCAGAGAGATACTGTAATGAATCTCTTTAGAAACGGCAGGATCAATATTCTCATTGCTACTGACGTGGCAGCCAGAGGTATAGATGTAAGCGGCGTAGAAGCAGTGTTTAACTATGATATTCCTGAAGATATTGAGTACTATGTTCACAGGATCGGACGTACCGGAAGAGCCGGCAGAAGCGGCATGAGCTTTACACTTGTTGGCGGACGTGAGATGTACAAACTTAGAGAAATCGAGAAGGTTTGCCATACCAAGATTGAAGAGAGGCACGTTCCTAAGGCCAAAGAGATTACAAGAGTTAAGTCTCAGAAGGTCTTTGCAGAAGTAATAGATATTATTGAGAATGGTGATATTTCTTCTGTTCTTGAATTTGTTAATCAGAAGGTTGAAGAGGGCGAATATACAGCAGAGCAGCTTGCAGCCGGTTTTATGAAACTCAAGATGGGTGCTGATCTTGAAGATCTTGTTCTATTTGAAAAGAGTGACAGGAACCGTAGAGACTTTAAGACCCGTGGTGAAAGAGGACGTGGCGAGAGAGGCCGAGACGGTAGACGTTCTGACAGAGACCGTGACGGTAAAAGAGGTCGTGGCGATAGAGAACGCGATGGCAAAAAGTCCGGAAGAGATTCTCGTAGCCGTGATGGGAAAAGCTATGATAAAGATTCACGTGGCAGACGAGGCAAGTCTTTTGATAAAGAAAAAGACTTATTCCCTAAGCCACGTAGGAAGAATAAACCATTAAACGATCATGATGGTTTTAATAAGAATACAGGTCTTGATGAGAACCTTATTGCGAGCATAAAGGCTGACAGAGATCAAAATGCCAATAAGTCTTCTGATGCATCCAAGACTTCTGATAATAAGAAGTATGAGAGAAAGCCAAGAAAGAGTAACGACGGATTTGAAAATGTAGGACGCATTAATATCAAAGGGGAAGGTTCTACGAAGTCATGGTATATGGAGGATACTCCAAGACATAAGAAAGCTGACAAGCAGGATGTTGATACCATGAATGTTTCAAAGTCTGACAAGAAGGCTATTAAATCAGAGAATAAAAAGAGAAGCCTTGATTACCTGGCAGATGTAAGCAGCCTTGTAATGGAGAGCTTTGGTAAACGCAAGAAATAAAGAAATACTGTCGTAGATTCGGGGGATAATATGGCTGACGCAAAAATGAAGAAGGTAAGCTTTAACAGATTTAGAGCAAAAGTCTTTAATATGGTCAGTACAGGTGTCATTGATGAACCGTTAAACCGTTTTTATGACGTACTGAGTATAGTCGCACTTATACTCAATCTTTTTGCTGCGTTTGCAATTACATTTGATTATATGGAGGAGCACTATAAAGGGCTCCTCCTTGTTATTGAAGGCGTTACAACGTTCTTTTTTGCAATTGACTATCTTTTGAGAGTATTTACAGCCAAGGAGCTGTATCCTAAGTTATCTGAATCCCGTTCCATATTTAAATATGTATTATCGTTTACAGGAATCATAGATCTATTGTCTTTTTTGCCTTATTATCTTCCTGTTTTCTTTCCTGCAGGTTCTGCAGTATTCAGAATGTTTCGAGTTGCTCGAATACTTAGGCTGTTCAGGATCAATTCCTATTACGATCAGCTAAACGTTATAACTGAAGTTCTTGCAAGTAAAAAGCAGCAGCTTCTGGCATCGGTATTTATTATTCTGATACTCATGATGGCGTCAAGTCTATGCATGTACAGTGTAGAACATGATGCACAGCCGAATGTGTTCCAAAATGCTTTTTCTGGTGTCTGGTGGTCAGTATCAACTCTTTTGACAGTAGGATATGGTGACATATATCCGGTAACCGTTGCGGGTAAAATACTTGGAATTCTTATAAGCTTTTTGGGTGTTGGAATGGTTGCTATCCCGACTGGTATCATAAGTGCCGGATTCGTAGAGCAGTATCAGAAGCTTAAGACTGTAGGTGATTATGCCGAGGAAGAGAACATCCATTTTATCAGGATAAAGCTTACAGATAAAGATAGCTGGACTAAAAAGAAGATTATTGATCTGCAGCTGCCAAAAGATATCATGATAGTTGCTGTTCAGAGAGATAAAGATACAATTATTCCCAGAGGGCAGACTGTTCTTGAAAGCGGTGATGTTGTCGTCATGTGCGCTGAAAAAACTAAGGAGATACAACCAATTGATCTAAAAGAGATCACAATAAATGATGGCCACTCCTGGAATGGTGTTGCAATCAAAGACCTTGACATCTCAAGGCAGAGTTATATTTTTATGATCAGAAGAAAAGGAAAGGCAATTATTCCAAGAGGAAATCTTACCATTAAGGCCGGAGATGTGATCCTGTTATATGAGAAGCACTCCATTCGAGATTTTGCCTGACGATAGAGAGTAATTAGAAAATGAGTATGTTTGATATAGAAACTAAAAAGAAAATACTTGATGAAACAGATCTTTTTGTCCTTGATATGGACGGGACTTTTTACCTTGATGAAGATATTTTAGATGGTGCACTGGATTTTCTAAGTGCTGTTCGAAATGCAGGAAAGGACTATTTGTTTTTTACCAATAATTCATCGACGTCTCCTGCGCTTTATATTGAGAAACTTGCCAGAATGAACTGCCATATAACAAGGGATCAGATCATGACATCAGGTGATGTAATGATCAGATATTTAAACAGTAATTATCCTGGAAAAAGTGTATATTTGCTTGGAACACAGCCTTTAATAGATGATTTCAAAAAGGGCGGTATAAACTTGTTTGAGCCGGAGATACCTGTTAATGAAGGTTTTGTTCCTGCTGATACCACGAATATTCCGGATATTGTTGTAATTGGTTTTGATAAGACTCTTACTTATGAAAAACTTACAAATGCCTGTACATATATTAGAAATGGTGCTCTTTTTCTTGCAACTCATCTTGATATCAACTGCCCTGTTAAGGGTGGATTTATCCCTGATTGTGGAATGATGTGCGCTGCAATTACTCTTTCTACGGGAAAAGAGCCAAGGTATGTAGGTAAGCCTTTTTCTGAAACTGTAGATATGGTGATTGATAAGACTGGCTTTGACAGAGAGAAGATCACTTTTGTAGGTGACCGCCTGTATACAGATGTTGCTACCGGGGTTAAGAATGGTGCAAAAGGGGTTCTGGTGCTCACAGGAGAAGCAGGACTTGAAGATATACCAGGGTCAGATGTTAAGCCTGATGCTGTATATGAAGGCATAGGTGAGATGGGAAAACTCCTATTGAGATAGGCTGTATGGAAATCTCAGAGCAGTTCTGAATGGCAGGAATGTGACGAGAATCTTGAAAAAATTGCACAAAGCCTTTGGCATAATAGACGATTGAAAGGTAAGAATCTATAATAATCTAGAGAGTAAAACGATAAACCATGTGCGTCTGAACATTAAACTACTGATGCCACATGAATGAGAATAATATCAACGGAGGTATGAAATGAAAATCGCACTTATTAATGAGAACAGTCAGGCTGCCAAGAATGAGATGATCTACGGAGCACTCAAGAAGGTTGCTGATAAGCATGGCTTTGAGGTGTTTAATTACGGAATGTATTCAGCTGAGGACAAGGCGCAGCTTACATATGTACAGAATGGTATTCTTGCTTGTGTTCTTCTTAACTCTGGCGCTGTTGATTATGTAATTACCGGCTGCGGAACAGGAGAGGGCGCTATGCTTGCTTGTAACAGCTTCCCTGGAGTTATCTGTGGTCATGTAACAGATCCTCTTGATGCTTACACATTTGCTCAGATCAATGATGGTAACGCTATTGCCATGAACTTTGCACTTAAGTCAGGATGGGGCGCAGAACTCAATCTTGAATATACATTTGAGAAGCTTTTCTCTGAGGAGTCAGGACAGGGATATCCAAGAGAGAGAGCAGTTCCTGAGCAGAGAAATAAGAAAATTCTTGATGAAGTCAAGAAAGTTACATACAACCAGGATGTTGTAGATATTCTTAATAAGCTTGACAGAGATCTTGTTAAGGGAGCTCTTTCAGGTGAGCATTTCCTTGAGTACTTTGATGCAAATGCCAAGGATGAGAGAATCAAGGCTGCTGTACACGAAATACTTGCATAAATCATAATATATGAAGTATGGGGCTGTCGCTTTAGATGATCAGTTGATCAAATCTTATTGCGGTAGCCCTTATTTTAGTTATATGGAATATTTTGCTATCCTCTTATATATGGAATTAAGAAAAATTTTATGATATAATACGCGATAGTGTTGAAATGGGGAAGTTGGATTTTGATACTTTTGTATTAGGTTTTATAAGGAGTATGGTTTACAAAAAGGCTATGGGTTACAGAGAGAAAGATCACTCTTTTGACTCTATTAAAAAGAGTAGTAAACATAAGAAGAGGCGCAGGCGCGCTAACAGAATAGACATCAGGAAGGTTGCAATTATTGGCATAGCCACAGTGATTACTGTTGTGTGTGGATATGCAGTATATAGTCATTTGCCATTTGTTAAGGTTAATAAGGCTATAGCAGCCGGTAACAGATATTCAGAACAGGCAGAATATGATGCAGCGATCAATTCGTATTCAGAGGCAATTGAGATAGATTCCGGCTCTGTTGCAGCTTATTCTAATATGGCAAGTGCATATCTTAGCATAGATGATTCTGAATCTGCCAAGAAGGTTTTATATGATGGATGGCAGAATACAGAGAGCCAGGCACTTCTTTCAAATTATCTTACTGTTATCATGAATGACGCTGTTAGTACGATTAACGAGGGTAATGGTAATATTGATACAGTTTTAAGTGTCATGTCTGTTCTTGAGCAGGACAGCAGTAATACAGATGCTATTCAGCTTATGGATGCTGCTTATGACAGATGCTTTAGCTTATATGATGATGACGTCAACTCAATGTTCAGATGTTCAGAGTCCGGATGCAGCTATGAGAAGTATGCTGATCTTATAGGCAGGATGCTAGCTGTATATCAGACAGCTCCATCTGATGAACTTAAGGCACTTGTTCTTAAATATGCTGTTCCTTCTTCTGATTCTTTTACCATGAACTATGAAGATGCGCTTGCTTATGGAAGTGTTCTTGATAATGTCATGAATACTGTAGGAACAAGTGATGAGATTTCATCTGTTAAGGACTGCATCGACAATGCTCAGAGCGTTCAGGGCGTTTTTGCTGATATTTTTACTCAGCTTGATGTTGGAAACGTAGATGACCTTAGAGATTTTGTTGTATCAGATGAGTATATTAATCTTAGAAATGTATTTCTTAACAATGAGGAGACTCCTCAGGAGAATACAACATATGTCGCTATCAGCAGAGAGGCTATTATCCTCAATAGAAACGACGGCAAATTCAGCTACAGATTTCTTGATTTTGAGGAGAATCCGGATACAGCAGGTGTAATAACTCTTTGGGCAAATTATTTTGAGGATGACGGCGTTCAGAGAAATTCAATATCTTATGAACCGGGATCAATTGATGGCAACATGTATCCTCATACCAAATACACTGTAACTTATCTTAAGAGTTACACCAATTCAGGCAATAATACCAAGGTTGCCAAGATGAATTACAGATTATCTACTGCAATTACTGACGAGACCGGCAAGACAACTGAGACAATAGTAGGTGACTGGGGCGGAACAGATGAGTATGAGATGGATATTAAGACCATCGAATCCAGAATCCGTGCATGATCATGTGGAGTAATAGAGTATAAATGGT
The sequence above is a segment of the Butyrivibrio proteoclasticus B316 genome. Coding sequences within it:
- a CDS encoding RpiB/LacA/LacB family sugar-phosphate isomerase, producing MKIALINENSQAAKNEMIYGALKKVADKHGFEVFNYGMYSAEDKAQLTYVQNGILACVLLNSGAVDYVITGCGTGEGAMLACNSFPGVICGHVTDPLDAYTFAQINDGNAIAMNFALKSGWGAELNLEYTFEKLFSEESGQGYPRERAVPEQRNKKILDEVKKVTYNQDVVDILNKLDRDLVKGALSGEHFLEYFDANAKDERIKAAVHEILA
- a CDS encoding tetratricopeptide repeat protein, translated to MGKLDFDTFVLGFIRSMVYKKAMGYREKDHSFDSIKKSSKHKKRRRRANRIDIRKVAIIGIATVITVVCGYAVYSHLPFVKVNKAIAAGNRYSEQAEYDAAINSYSEAIEIDSGSVAAYSNMASAYLSIDDSESAKKVLYDGWQNTESQALLSNYLTVIMNDAVSTINEGNGNIDTVLSVMSVLEQDSSNTDAIQLMDAAYDRCFSLYDDDVNSMFRCSESGCSYEKYADLIGRMLAVYQTAPSDELKALVLKYAVPSSDSFTMNYEDALAYGSVLDNVMNTVGTSDEISSVKDCIDNAQSVQGVFADIFTQLDVGNVDDLRDFVVSDEYINLRNVFLNNEETPQENTTYVAISREAIILNRNDGKFSYRFLDFEENPDTAGVITLWANYFEDDGVQRNSISYEPGSIDGNMYPHTKYTVTYLKSYTNSGNNTKVAKMNYRLSTAITDETGKTTETIVGDWGGTDEYEMDIKTIESRIRA